DNA sequence from the Halobacterium sp. DL1 genome:
CGCCGGCGCGGAGGGCGGCGCAGACCTCTTCCCGGTCGTCTACTACGACCAGGAGGCGTACCTCTCCCAGAGCCCGCAACTGTACAAGCAGATTCTCGTCGCCTCGGGCTTCGACCGCCTCTTCGAGGTCGGGCACGCGTTCCGCGCGGAGGACTTCGGCACCTCCCGGCACGTCTCCGAGATCGCGATGTTCGACGTCGAACTCGGCTACGTCGAGGACCACCACGACGTGATGGACGTCCAGGAGGAGTCCCTGCGGCACACCATCGAGGCCGTCGTGGAACGCGCGGGCCGCGAACTCGACGTCCTCGACGCCGACCTGGCGGTCCCCGAGGAGGACTTCCCGCGGGTCACCTTCGAGGAGGCCCGTGAGATTCTCCGCGAGGAGTACGACCACGTTCCCGAGGACGACACCGACCTCGACACGAAGGGCGAGCGCCTGCTCGGCGAGTACTTCGAGGAGCGCGGCCACCCCGCCGTCTTCGTCGTCGGCTACCCCGACGAGAAGTTCTACTACATGCAGGGCGTCCCCGGCGACGACGTCGCCTCCCGGAAGTTCGACCTGCTGTACCGCGGGCAGGAACTCTCCTCGGGCGGCCAGCGTGAACACGACGTCGACCGCCTCCGGGAGACGATGACCGCGCAGGGCGTCGACCCGGAGAACTTCGAATTCTACCTCGACGCGTTCCGGTACGGCGTCCCGCCCCACGGGGGGTACGGCCTGGGTATCGACCGCCTCATCCAGCAGCTCGCCGGCGTCGACAACGTCAAGGAGGCGATCTTGTTCCCGCGGGACCCCGACCGTCTCGAACCCTGAGCACGACACCGGGTTCACCCGGAGTCCGGTCACCCGGAGTCCTCCATCGCGTCGACGAAATTGCAACTGTTGGACGTGGCCTCGAAGACGGGAGAACCGAGCGAAGCGGCCGCTATCTCAGTTCCAGGGACCGAAGTCCGGGTCGACCTGCCGGTCCCGTCCACTGACGCTGTCGATCTGTTCGACGTCCTCGTCGTCGAGTTCGACGTCGAGGCTGGCGAAGTTGTCCTCGATGTGGTCCCGCCCGGTGGCCTTCGGGATGGCGGTCGCACCCTTCTCGCGGACCCACGCGAGGCTGACCTGGGCCTCGCTCACGCCGTGCTTCTCGGCGACGTCCTGTATCTCGGGGATATCGAACACCTCGCCGCGCGCGAGCGGCGAGTAGGCGACGAGTTCGAGGTCCTCGTTCGCGGCGTACGCCTGGAGGTCCTCCTGGGGGAGCAGCGGGTGGAACTCCACCTGGTTCGCGAACGGCAGTTCGCCGAGCACGTCGCGGGCCTCGTCGAGGTGACGTGGCTCGAAGTTGCTCACGCCGATGCGCTCGATGGCCCCCTCGTCGCGGAGCTCCGCGAACGCCGACAGCGTCTCCTCGGGGTCGTACTCGTTGGCCGGCCAGTGAACGTACAGCAGGTCGAGATAGTCCGTGCGGAGGCGGTCGAGGCTCTCCTCGGTCGTCTCGAGGACGTCGTCGTGCGCGAGGTTGCTGGTCCACACTTTCGTCGCGAGGAAGACGTCCTCGCGGTCGACGTCAGCCTCCGCGATGCCGCGGCCGACCGCCTCCTCGTTGCGGTAGGCCTGGGCGGTGTCGACGTGCCGGTAGCCGTGGTCGAGTGCGGTGCGCACGCTCTCTGCGCACTGGTCGTGGTCCTCGTTCTGCCAGGTGCCGATGCCGAGGGTGGGTATCCCGTTCGATAGCGGTGCGCGTCGCTCCGAGTCCTGTGACATGGTCGGGGAAAGGAGAGGCGCGCGGTTAGGAATTGGGGCTCCGGCGAGACCCCACCTGGGCGCGAACCCGGGGCTACTCGGCGAGGCGCTGTTTCGCGAACCGCGCGAGCAGCGGCAGGTCGCTCAGGTGGAACAGCTTCGTGAGCGAGCGCCAGCCGCCCTCGTTGGCCTGGCTCAGCGTCTCCATCTCGGCGTCGTTGAGGTCCCGCATCAGCGTGTCGTAGCGCTCGTTCGGCGCGAGGTAGAGCAGTTGGGTCATCGTCAGCCGGGTACGCATGTCGGGCGCGACGCGGCTGTGCCAGAGCTCGTCGTAGACGGACATCGAGTCCGCGGAGGTGTCCTGCTCGTTGCCCATCAGGCAGCGGTCGGCGGTGATGGCGGCGGCGCGGGCGGACTCCATCCCCTTGTGAATGCCCTCGCCCCACAGCGGGTCGATGGTCGGGACGGTGTCACCGATGGCCATGAAGTTGTCCGTGCTGAGGTTGCTGGGCATCTGGATGTGGGCCGACCCGCGGTGCTGCTTGCCCTCGAGTTTCTCGGCGTTCTCGAAGCGGGGGTCCGACTCCAGCCAGTAGCCGAGGTAGTCGTCGATGCCCATCCCCGAGTTCCCGAAGCGCTGGTAGCTCTCGTTCTGGATGTAACAGAGGCCGACTTTCGCGGTGTCCTC
Encoded proteins:
- a CDS encoding aspartyl-tRNA synthetase, which codes for MLERTYIDDVSPDDDGSETTIAGHVHELRDLGGILFVVVRDRTGLLQVVVKEDDTPEVFERAEALSSEDIVQVRGTLEATDQAPGGVELAPEELTVVSEASGDLSIEISKDVDADLSTRLDERHLDVRKPESRAVFSLRSKAMGAMRSWFYDNEFEEVDTPELSTAGAEGGADLFPVVYYDQEAYLSQSPQLYKQILVASGFDRLFEVGHAFRAEDFGTSRHVSEIAMFDVELGYVEDHHDVMDVQEESLRHTIEAVVERAGRELDVLDADLAVPEEDFPRVTFEEAREILREEYDHVPEDDTDLDTKGERLLGEYFEERGHPAVFVVGYPDEKFYYMQGVPGDDVASRKFDLLYRGQELSSGGQREHDVDRLRETMTAQGVDPENFEFYLDAFRYGVPPHGGYGLGIDRLIQQLAGVDNVKEAILFPRDPDRLEP
- a CDS encoding aldehyde oxidoreductase, with translation MSQDSERRAPLSNGIPTLGIGTWQNEDHDQCAESVRTALDHGYRHVDTAQAYRNEEAVGRGIAEADVDREDVFLATKVWTSNLAHDDVLETTEESLDRLRTDYLDLLYVHWPANEYDPEETLSAFAELRDEGAIERIGVSNFEPRHLDEARDVLGELPFANQVEFHPLLPQEDLQAYAANEDLELVAYSPLARGEVFDIPEIQDVAEKHGVSEAQVSLAWVREKGATAIPKATGRDHIEDNFASLDVELDDEDVEQIDSVSGRDRQVDPDFGPWN